From one Candidatus Methanoplasma termitum genomic stretch:
- the mmp3 gene encoding methyl-coenzyme M reductase-associated protein Mmp3 → MRITVNGKEKEVAKGATLKEAVKGEIYEPGSLISIHLSTEKLIGETNEFELVTSNGTMVLRLEDSDGAKLFRSITESVKGSTARWLTKEIIAFGSFKTDIPIDRENRHYSKYDCFFTLGGFDNHSTYIMIAKKEHTRSYGASIGKIGRITLGRHILDLSAEGDKLLDVRPVVSESSNKTIIVTKDLGYKLDEGYSIDTNMFIRLDERSPAAAEQILISGAKGHLSITESMGTAVGCSEELDVEMPVEYSQTRDAGSVAVRNTGLGAGRILIYKERRQTSPAHNSAGTVERGFGIVSQAKKGEKITLVTEPARIMSVGMTQSDGEKFLSKLGLKQKRVGDVADEAIIVEQSPEMTLKAIASNEIETLGVPNGKVFKIQLDGTNAADVHYFKKMTGLSHKPIGSLKTQFAFPGMPMITFYGDEDRSKNLYPQEKPFKTCKKGDIGITNQSRPHHGLIGIRLEDSKQYGPTGEEPYGTNIIGKFIDDLKRLGDVEEEQTIYITEERK, encoded by the coding sequence ATGAGGATCACCGTCAACGGAAAAGAGAAAGAGGTTGCAAAAGGCGCAACCCTGAAGGAAGCTGTAAAAGGCGAGATATATGAGCCGGGGTCGCTGATTTCAATCCATCTTTCAACCGAGAAGCTTATCGGGGAAACGAACGAATTCGAACTTGTCACTTCTAACGGTACGATGGTGCTGCGGCTTGAGGATTCCGACGGCGCAAAGCTGTTCAGATCGATAACAGAGTCGGTAAAAGGCTCTACGGCCAGATGGCTGACGAAGGAGATAATAGCATTCGGATCGTTCAAGACGGACATCCCCATCGACAGGGAAAACAGGCACTACAGCAAATATGACTGTTTCTTCACACTGGGCGGTTTCGATAACCACTCCACATATATCATGATAGCAAAGAAAGAGCACACCAGATCATACGGTGCGAGCATCGGGAAAATAGGAAGGATAACTCTCGGAAGGCACATCTTGGATCTCTCAGCCGAAGGTGACAAACTTCTCGATGTCAGGCCCGTTGTCTCAGAATCCAGTAATAAAACGATCATCGTGACCAAGGATCTCGGATACAAGCTGGATGAAGGATATTCCATCGATACGAACATGTTTATAAGATTGGACGAGAGGTCACCTGCGGCAGCCGAACAGATATTGATATCGGGAGCAAAAGGCCATTTGAGTATAACCGAGTCCATGGGCACAGCCGTTGGCTGCAGCGAGGAACTCGATGTGGAAATGCCAGTCGAGTACAGCCAGACAAGAGATGCCGGAAGCGTCGCCGTCAGGAACACCGGGTTAGGTGCAGGTCGCATCCTTATATACAAAGAAAGAAGGCAGACCAGTCCTGCACACAACAGCGCGGGAACGGTGGAAAGAGGATTCGGCATAGTATCACAAGCGAAAAAAGGCGAGAAGATAACCCTTGTGACCGAACCGGCAAGGATAATGTCAGTCGGAATGACCCAATCAGACGGGGAGAAATTCCTATCAAAACTCGGATTGAAGCAGAAAAGGGTCGGCGACGTGGCAGACGAAGCGATAATAGTCGAACAATCACCGGAAATGACGCTGAAGGCTATCGCCAGCAACGAAATAGAAACGCTGGGCGTTCCGAATGGGAAGGTCTTTAAGATACAGCTTGACGGAACGAATGCGGCGGATGTACACTACTTCAAAAAGATGACCGGCCTGAGCCACAAACCGATAGGTTCGTTGAAAACACAGTTCGCATTCCCCGGCATGCCGATGATAACATTCTACGGGGATGAGGACAGATCGAAGAACCTGTATCCCCAAGAGAAGCCGTTCAAGACGTGCAAAAAAGGCGATATCGGCATAACAAACCAATCCAGACCGCACCACGGTCTTATCGGTATAAGGCTTGAGGACAGCAAACAATACGGTCCCACCGGAGAAGAGCCGTATGGGACGAACATTATCGGTAAGTTCATCGACGACCTAAAGAGGCTCGGCGATGTAGAAGAAGAACAAACGATTTATATTACAGAGGAGAGAAAATGA
- the mcrC gene encoding methyl-coenzyme M reductase I operon protein C, translating into MKKQIGRHLSFVECRESMGMGVGGGLAARATISESGMDVIVIAMGPGRRHITKPVCEITYALREEGIDTSVLVVNAGSGVPSDAPDMTTSTYFGLDPIEVERIQQYKVAIIHLGNVRQHIIYKARLILRNVDIPAIVVAQAPVDFEDFAAIGVKTVRVMPADEDINTRGEIKEIITGVIRGVTAPQDKLDEIVSKVQQVLPPRGGD; encoded by the coding sequence ATGAAAAAGCAGATCGGCAGACACCTGAGCTTTGTGGAATGCAGAGAATCAATGGGAATGGGAGTGGGCGGAGGGCTCGCCGCGAGAGCAACAATATCAGAGAGCGGTATGGACGTCATAGTCATCGCAATGGGCCCGGGAAGAAGACATATAACGAAACCGGTCTGCGAGATAACATATGCTTTGAGAGAAGAAGGGATCGATACCAGCGTGCTTGTTGTGAACGCCGGGTCAGGGGTGCCTTCAGACGCGCCGGACATGACCACATCCACATATTTCGGGCTGGATCCGATAGAGGTCGAAAGGATACAGCAGTACAAGGTCGCCATAATCCACCTCGGGAACGTCAGGCAGCATATAATCTACAAAGCCAGACTCATATTGAGAAATGTTGACATTCCAGCAATAGTGGTAGCTCAGGCACCGGTGGATTTTGAGGACTTTGCGGCGATCGGCGTTAAGACCGTGAGAGTAATGCCGGCCGACGAGGACATCAACACACGCGGCGAGATAAAAGAGATCATCACCGGAGTGATAAGAGGAGTTACCGCACCGCAGGATAAACTGGATGAGATAGTTTCGAAGGTGCAGCAGGTCCTGCCGCCGCGCGGAGGCGACTGA
- the atwA gene encoding methyl coenzyme M reductase system, component A2, producing the protein MDEPVDLLTIENVTKSFNGRVVLKNVSAKISTGKTLGLIGKSAAGKSVLIHMIRGSEGYGPDSGRLIYHVNRCPKCGNMDLPFPGVKCSKCGAESKKEDIDYWGLKEYDPVRQELKGRIAIMIQRTFALFGDKSVIENILEVLDPNDPKRVDKAVSVLEFVNMTHRATHIARDLSGGEKQRVVMARQLAKEPLFFLADEPTGTLDPHTSALIHKRLVEYVREHKICMILASHWPEAVEEMSDYAVWLDAGNVVMEGDPKEVTEKFMADYHFEKEAGKEAGKPLIMLEDARKHYFSVSRGVVKAVDGVTLEIKEREVFAMVGLSGAGKTTTSRMIAGMTPVTSGKVMIRIGEDWVNMSEEGFSGKGRATPYIGFLHQEYSLYPFDTVLQNLSTSIGMKMPAELAKMKAIQVLLSVGFPKNDIEKTLYSYPDSLSVGECQRIAFAQVLIKEPKIIILDEPTGTMDPITKVIIAKSVLKARDDLDETFIVVSHDMDFILNCCDRAAFMANGKVLDVGTPEKIISEFNKLE; encoded by the coding sequence ATGGACGAGCCGGTCGATCTTCTGACCATAGAGAATGTGACCAAATCTTTTAACGGAAGAGTGGTCCTGAAAAATGTTAGTGCAAAGATTTCAACAGGAAAAACATTGGGATTGATCGGTAAGAGTGCTGCCGGGAAGAGTGTTCTTATCCATATGATAAGAGGCAGTGAGGGCTACGGCCCGGACTCCGGTCGTTTGATCTACCATGTGAACCGCTGTCCCAAATGCGGCAATATGGATCTCCCGTTTCCGGGCGTCAAATGCTCAAAATGCGGTGCTGAATCAAAAAAAGAGGATATTGACTACTGGGGCCTGAAAGAGTACGACCCCGTAAGGCAAGAGCTGAAGGGACGGATCGCAATAATGATACAGAGGACATTCGCACTTTTCGGAGACAAATCCGTCATTGAGAATATCCTAGAGGTCCTCGACCCGAACGATCCAAAACGCGTCGATAAAGCCGTCAGCGTTCTGGAGTTTGTTAATATGACACACCGTGCAACACACATCGCAAGGGATCTGTCCGGAGGGGAAAAGCAGCGGGTCGTGATGGCGAGACAGCTTGCAAAAGAGCCGCTGTTCTTCCTTGCGGACGAGCCTACGGGAACGTTGGACCCGCACACATCCGCACTCATTCACAAAAGACTTGTCGAGTATGTGAGAGAGCACAAGATCTGCATGATCCTTGCCTCACACTGGCCTGAGGCCGTGGAGGAGATGTCCGACTATGCGGTATGGCTGGACGCAGGCAATGTTGTTATGGAGGGCGACCCCAAAGAGGTAACAGAAAAATTCATGGCAGACTACCACTTCGAGAAAGAGGCGGGCAAGGAGGCCGGAAAGCCGCTGATAATGCTCGAAGATGCGAGAAAACATTATTTCTCCGTTTCAAGGGGAGTGGTGAAGGCAGTCGACGGCGTGACACTTGAAATAAAAGAAAGAGAGGTCTTTGCCATGGTGGGGCTGTCCGGCGCAGGAAAGACGACAACATCCAGGATGATAGCGGGAATGACGCCGGTCACATCAGGCAAAGTGATGATAAGGATCGGCGAGGATTGGGTGAACATGTCTGAGGAGGGGTTCTCCGGCAAAGGGAGGGCGACCCCGTATATCGGATTCCTTCACCAAGAGTATTCGCTGTATCCTTTCGACACAGTTCTTCAGAACCTCTCCACATCGATAGGGATGAAGATGCCCGCCGAACTTGCAAAAATGAAAGCCATACAGGTACTCCTCAGCGTAGGATTCCCGAAGAACGACATAGAGAAGACGCTCTATTCATATCCCGATTCTCTGAGTGTGGGAGAATGTCAGAGGATCGCTTTCGCACAGGTGCTTATCAAAGAACCGAAGATAATAATCCTCGACGAACCCACCGGAACAATGGATCCTATAACTAAGGTGATAATAGCAAAATCCGTCCTCAAAGCAAGGGACGACCTCGACGAAACATTCATTGTTGTAAGCCATGATATGGACTTCATCCTTAACTGCTGCGACCGCGCGGCATTCATGGCAAACGGTAAGGTATTGGATGTCGGGACGCCGGAAAAGATAATTTCTGAATTCAATAAGTTGGAGTGA
- a CDS encoding DUF2111 domain-containing protein, protein MAYRKTSHLGGPVPKFGDYHVWKTLYCIAKYSPLGRKSLAAHLKIGEGSTRTILNMLQDDGVVAINKNGVILTKAGLDIWKTVKMDLHAVRIPELTIGKCDCAVRVPGMAGNIKFGCEERDVAIKNGAMGATTLICSNNMLIFPGSYYPVDQKIENRLRDHLDIMDGDAVIIGTASDDDRAELGAVTAALETMGGLRIRRELDDLLTYRSTGSELLSLAFAIHDLVGGLPVCAKSRDNLGIRIEEGKVIDNAYTGAVLEEVINAGTTVRKTAMSGPYKGIRVIVTPIELDNKVIAAIGVVDIRSMAGVNNLIRLKSDDE, encoded by the coding sequence ATGGCATACCGAAAAACCTCCCATCTTGGCGGGCCGGTACCGAAGTTCGGAGACTATCACGTTTGGAAGACACTCTATTGTATTGCCAAATACAGTCCTCTGGGCAGGAAGAGTTTGGCTGCGCATCTGAAGATAGGGGAAGGAAGCACGAGGACGATCCTGAACATGCTCCAGGATGACGGCGTCGTTGCTATCAACAAGAACGGCGTCATCTTGACAAAAGCAGGCTTGGACATCTGGAAGACCGTAAAGATGGACCTGCATGCCGTCCGCATTCCGGAACTGACCATCGGCAAATGCGACTGTGCCGTGAGAGTCCCGGGGATGGCGGGGAATATCAAATTCGGATGTGAAGAGAGAGATGTCGCAATAAAGAACGGGGCGATGGGCGCTACCACGCTGATCTGCTCCAACAATATGTTGATCTTCCCGGGTTCATACTATCCTGTCGACCAAAAAATAGAGAACAGACTCAGAGACCATCTGGATATTATGGACGGAGATGCTGTCATCATCGGTACGGCATCCGATGACGACCGTGCGGAATTAGGTGCGGTCACCGCCGCCCTTGAGACTATGGGCGGGTTAAGAATAAGACGCGAACTTGACGATTTGCTCACATATAGGAGTACCGGGAGCGAATTGCTTTCGCTTGCCTTTGCGATACATGATCTCGTCGGAGGTCTGCCGGTGTGTGCGAAGAGCAGGGATAATCTCGGAATAAGGATAGAAGAAGGCAAGGTCATAGACAATGCTTACACAGGCGCCGTACTTGAAGAAGTAATTAATGCAGGTACGACAGTACGGAAGACTGCAATGTCGGGGCCGTACAAAGGAATAAGAGTTATCGTAACACCCATAGAGCTTGACAACAAGGTCATTGCCGCCATCGGCGTTGTCGATATCAGAAGTATGGCCGGTGTAAACAATTTGATCAGACTAAAGAGTGATGATGAATGA
- a CDS encoding DUF6951 family protein has product MSNECKVTVDAGVCKMKTVVVAKANPDTGMIDLVIESDCPHVLKMSWSLQPICPYTEVEAAMNQTEVYKMASEALPHAACPVPCGMIKAVEVAGDLGLKRDVVIKVE; this is encoded by the coding sequence ATGAGCAATGAATGTAAAGTAACCGTAGATGCTGGCGTATGCAAAATGAAGACTGTCGTAGTAGCGAAAGCGAACCCCGACACAGGCATGATCGATCTGGTGATAGAAAGTGACTGCCCCCATGTTCTCAAGATGTCCTGGTCCTTGCAGCCCATCTGTCCGTATACTGAGGTGGAAGCGGCGATGAACCAGACCGAGGTCTATAAAATGGCCAGCGAGGCCTTGCCGCACGCAGCTTGCCCCGTCCCATGCGGAATGATCAAAGCTGTAGAGGTCGCGGGAGACCTCGGGCTCAAAAGGGATGTTGTGATCAAGGTCGAATAA
- a CDS encoding YcaO-related McrA-glycine thioamidation protein — MILNRCPKYSPGAGIRVVPPEKTLERVLPILPRIGICDPLDITPLDNIGIPVFAVDRPGASKGAVKNYNGKGATPEQAKASAAMEAIERYSAERRDTDEVVYGTLQQAMNVGMTVDPKDLILPLRTLGVYDTAEIAWVLGYELLRGAQIWIPACAVFHPYFPDSDLPLFRYHTNGIASGNTVEEAILHALFELIERDAWSMAEGRGRAFADVVVEEDSVPGKLLRKMEDKGVKIHLKDLTHDIGIPTIGAAADDTVSKDPELLTIGVGTHLNPEIACIRAITEVAQSRTTHKHGVKGNARLLKIANDMGYDKIKSVNSLWYRDLNEKVHLKDMIDLSTPYVLDDIEVVLDRLVQTGFDMVIVSDLTRPETGIPVVRMTVPGLEVSTMDPEREGARLNGMWNE, encoded by the coding sequence ATGATACTTAACAGATGTCCGAAATATTCGCCCGGTGCGGGAATAAGAGTGGTGCCTCCAGAGAAGACGTTGGAAAGGGTCCTTCCCATACTCCCGCGGATCGGGATATGCGACCCTTTGGACATCACTCCGTTAGACAACATAGGCATACCGGTTTTCGCTGTGGACCGCCCCGGCGCTTCAAAGGGGGCTGTCAAGAACTATAACGGAAAGGGCGCTACACCGGAGCAGGCGAAAGCATCGGCTGCGATGGAAGCGATCGAAAGATACAGTGCGGAACGGCGCGATACGGACGAGGTCGTGTACGGCACTTTGCAGCAGGCGATGAACGTCGGCATGACAGTGGATCCAAAGGACCTTATACTTCCTCTCAGGACCCTCGGCGTTTATGATACGGCGGAGATCGCTTGGGTATTGGGATATGAGCTGCTCAGAGGCGCCCAGATATGGATCCCGGCCTGTGCGGTCTTCCATCCTTATTTCCCAGACAGCGATCTCCCCTTATTCAGATATCATACGAACGGTATCGCTTCCGGGAACACCGTGGAAGAAGCTATCCTTCATGCACTGTTCGAGTTGATCGAAAGGGATGCTTGGTCCATGGCGGAAGGACGCGGCAGGGCGTTCGCAGATGTTGTTGTGGAGGAGGATTCCGTCCCGGGAAAGCTGTTGAGAAAGATGGAGGATAAAGGGGTCAAGATACACCTCAAGGACCTGACGCACGATATCGGTATTCCGACAATAGGTGCCGCTGCGGACGATACGGTTTCAAAGGACCCGGAACTCCTTACTATCGGAGTGGGGACGCATCTTAACCCGGAGATCGCATGCATACGCGCCATCACAGAGGTCGCACAGAGCAGGACCACACACAAACACGGCGTCAAGGGGAACGCACGCCTGTTGAAGATAGCGAACGACATGGGATATGATAAAATAAAATCCGTCAACTCTCTTTGGTATAGAGATCTGAACGAGAAAGTTCATCTGAAAGATATGATTGATCTTTCCACCCCATATGTTCTGGATGACATCGAGGTCGTTCTTGACAGGCTTGTGCAGACAGGTTTCGACATGGTGATCGTTTCCGACCTTACACGGCCCGAAACGGGAATACCTGTCGTGAGGATGACAGTGCCAGGTCTGGAGGTATCCACTATGGATCCGGAGAGAGAAGGCGCCAGACTCAACGGTATGTGGAATGAATGA
- a CDS encoding zinc ribbon domain-containing protein: MVKPMALVAIRCPNCGGTVQFEEKMNSGFCVHCGNKIANEHPAIEQVPTDHDSKMAYYLKKAKGSLTDHDWDTADGLVNNILKLDPDCKDAWYMQALLHRRDGTSESIIEKAESGGKRDYGVFSKEDISKCWGEFDLTVKYEISKRTTLTVKTLVVIDGKDSFPLERGKSTIFGVNSGTHDITAQFIMKKGLTKGDNMSFIASKDHEFVIKTSTSGMIMVYIEPKIVQIS, translated from the coding sequence ATGGTCAAACCGATGGCTCTGGTCGCGATTAGGTGTCCGAACTGCGGCGGTACGGTCCAGTTCGAAGAAAAAATGAACTCGGGATTCTGTGTACACTGCGGCAATAAGATCGCAAATGAGCACCCCGCAATTGAACAGGTACCGACCGATCATGATTCAAAAATGGCTTACTATCTGAAAAAAGCAAAAGGATCCCTGACAGATCATGATTGGGATACCGCGGACGGACTGGTGAATAACATACTGAAGCTGGACCCCGACTGCAAGGACGCTTGGTATATGCAGGCCCTTCTGCACCGCAGGGACGGTACATCTGAAAGCATAATTGAGAAAGCGGAAAGCGGCGGGAAGAGGGACTACGGCGTGTTCTCCAAGGAGGACATATCAAAGTGCTGGGGAGAATTCGACCTGACGGTCAAATATGAAATTTCAAAAAGGACCACCCTTACCGTAAAAACACTCGTAGTGATCGACGGGAAGGACTCGTTCCCGCTTGAAAGGGGCAAAAGCACGATCTTCGGAGTGAACTCAGGCACGCATGATATCACAGCCCAGTTCATAATGAAAAAGGGTTTGACGAAGGGAGATAATATGTCCTTCATCGCCTCCAAAGATCATGAATTCGTGATAAAAACGTCTACTTCCGGCATGATAATGGTCTATATCGAGCCAAAAATAGTTCAGATAAGTTGA
- a CDS encoding DUF1846 domain-containing protein has translation MRMGFDNEKYIRIQSENIRKRIDKFGGKLYLEFGGKLFDDFHASRVLPGFSPDSKIKMLMELKDSLEAIVVVNAGDIAKNKMRGDNGITYDMEALRLVDSFRERGILADSIVLTQYVSQPAVVVFEKRLKALNIKVYRHNSIEGYPLDVEKIVSEKGFGKNDYIRTSRPLVVVTAPGPGSGKMATCLSQLYHENKKGVSAGYAKFETFPIWNLPLKHPINVAYEAATIDIVDVNMIDPYHLEVYSKQAVNYNRDIEIFPVLNSILKSISGESPYKSPTDMGVNMAGFCITDEEVVSAASRLEVIRRYYDLLKDRKQGMASDEMVARMELLMKNASIGSGERKVIGVVMKRAETLNKDPSVLEATAVSGVELEDGTILTGRTSMLLGASSAMILNALKTMAGMDDSVLLISPTVLEPIQALKTENLGFKNTKLHVDEMLIALSISALTDTRAKVALEQLPKLRGCEMHSSVILSSVEESTLKRLGLNITCEPVYQNNALFQGQRKI, from the coding sequence ATGAGAATGGGGTTTGACAACGAGAAGTACATCAGGATACAGTCTGAAAATATAAGAAAAAGGATCGACAAGTTCGGTGGCAAGCTGTATCTCGAATTCGGTGGCAAGCTCTTTGACGACTTCCATGCTTCTCGGGTGCTTCCGGGGTTCAGCCCCGACAGCAAAATAAAGATGCTCATGGAACTGAAGGACAGCCTTGAAGCGATCGTCGTCGTCAATGCCGGCGACATTGCGAAGAACAAGATGAGGGGAGATAACGGAATAACATATGACATGGAAGCTCTCAGATTGGTCGATTCGTTCAGGGAAAGAGGGATCCTCGCCGACAGCATCGTGCTTACTCAGTATGTTTCACAGCCTGCGGTGGTCGTATTCGAGAAACGTCTGAAAGCATTGAACATCAAGGTATACAGGCACAACTCTATCGAAGGCTATCCTCTTGATGTCGAGAAGATCGTCAGCGAAAAAGGCTTTGGGAAGAACGATTACATAAGGACAAGCAGGCCGCTGGTCGTTGTTACCGCACCGGGACCCGGCAGCGGCAAGATGGCCACATGCCTTTCACAGCTATATCATGAGAACAAAAAAGGAGTTTCTGCCGGATATGCCAAGTTCGAGACATTCCCCATTTGGAACTTACCCCTCAAACACCCTATTAACGTTGCATACGAAGCGGCGACGATAGATATTGTGGATGTGAACATGATCGACCCCTATCACTTGGAAGTGTATTCCAAACAAGCGGTCAATTACAACAGGGACATCGAGATATTCCCCGTCCTGAATTCAATTTTGAAAAGCATATCCGGCGAATCTCCCTATAAGTCGCCGACGGACATGGGCGTGAACATGGCCGGGTTCTGCATCACAGACGAAGAAGTGGTCTCCGCAGCGTCGAGGCTTGAAGTGATAAGACGCTATTACGATCTGCTGAAAGACAGGAAACAGGGCATGGCATCAGACGAGATGGTGGCCAGAATGGAATTGTTGATGAAGAACGCATCGATCGGTTCAGGTGAAAGGAAGGTAATCGGCGTTGTAATGAAAAGAGCGGAGACCCTCAATAAAGATCCCTCGGTTCTCGAGGCCACAGCCGTATCCGGAGTGGAGTTGGAGGACGGGACGATACTGACCGGCAGGACGTCGATGCTGCTTGGCGCCAGCTCCGCGATGATACTCAACGCTTTGAAGACCATGGCGGGCATGGATGACAGCGTCCTGCTGATATCGCCGACAGTACTGGAGCCTATCCAGGCACTGAAAACGGAGAATCTTGGGTTTAAGAATACAAAACTCCACGTGGACGAGATGTTGATCGCACTTTCGATATCTGCGCTTACCGATACCAGAGCGAAGGTCGCACTCGAACAACTTCCCAAGCTGAGGGGATGCGAGATGCATTCTTCTGTGATACTCTCGTCCGTGGAAGAATCCACCCTGAAAAGATTAGGGCTCAATATTACCTGCGAACCGGTCTATCAGAACAATGCTCTGTTCCAAGGTCAGCGCAAGATATGA
- a CDS encoding DEAD/DEAH box helicase: MISNFTDLGISEDIAKAMDDIGWEEPTPIQKASIPLGLKGTDMFGQAQTGTGKTGAFGTIILQRTEPKQRLPTSIILVPTRELANQVSDQLTDIAKYTGHKSVPIYGGASIEGQMKQLEKGADIIAGTPGRVKDMINRGILNLSKIEIMVLDEADRMLDMGFIEDIEDILKAMPRNRQTLLFSATMSEDVKRLAGDYMIKPKEISVSQDEVVLDLTKQYYIPVGRRNKSWALTRILDIDKPKAIIFCQTKKMVDILDERLTSFRYKVKAIHGDMPQSKRERVLSDFKEDKIEILIATDVAARGLDIDDISYVINYDMPEDIETYIHRIGRTGRAGKEGVAISFVTTEEEYLIREFELRTEMKIEKRDVPEGEEGTKDTIRRVVDYDQLSDVYGMVKFEINLGKNDGLGKVSLAEHLIRAAKIRDFAIGKIELGPESSVVEVHKDFGNRMTMDLPKVKFKNKRVTVKVVQN, from the coding sequence ATGATCTCAAATTTCACAGACCTAGGTATTTCAGAAGATATTGCAAAAGCCATGGATGACATCGGTTGGGAAGAACCCACCCCCATACAAAAAGCATCGATCCCGTTGGGTTTGAAGGGGACTGATATGTTCGGGCAGGCCCAGACCGGAACAGGAAAGACCGGTGCGTTCGGAACAATAATCCTTCAAAGGACGGAGCCGAAACAGAGACTTCCCACATCGATAATCCTTGTGCCTACAAGGGAGCTTGCCAACCAGGTGTCCGATCAGCTGACGGATATCGCAAAATACACCGGACATAAAAGCGTCCCGATATACGGCGGAGCCAGCATCGAGGGGCAAATGAAGCAGTTGGAAAAAGGTGCGGATATCATCGCCGGGACCCCCGGAAGGGTGAAGGATATGATCAACAGAGGCATCCTCAATCTCAGCAAGATCGAGATCATGGTCCTGGATGAAGCGGACAGGATGTTGGACATGGGATTCATCGAGGATATTGAAGATATTCTCAAAGCGATGCCGAGGAACAGACAGACGCTGCTTTTCTCAGCAACGATGTCCGAGGACGTGAAACGTCTGGCCGGCGACTATATGATCAAACCGAAAGAGATCAGCGTCTCTCAGGACGAGGTCGTTCTGGATCTAACAAAACAATATTACATACCGGTGGGGAGAAGGAACAAATCCTGGGCACTGACAAGGATACTCGATATCGATAAACCCAAAGCGATAATATTCTGCCAAACAAAGAAAATGGTCGATATACTCGACGAAAGGCTCACAAGCTTCCGTTATAAGGTCAAGGCCATCCATGGAGATATGCCTCAGTCGAAAAGAGAAAGGGTGCTCAGCGATTTCAAAGAGGATAAGATAGAGATACTCATAGCAACGGACGTTGCCGCGAGAGGCCTGGATATAGATGATATCTCTTACGTTATCAACTACGACATGCCTGAGGACATCGAGACATACATCCACAGAATTGGACGTACCGGAAGGGCAGGCAAGGAGGGAGTTGCCATCTCTTTCGTTACTACTGAAGAGGAATACCTTATCAGAGAATTCGAGCTCAGGACAGAAATGAAGATCGAGAAAAGAGATGTTCCGGAGGGTGAGGAAGGAACAAAAGACACCATAAGAAGAGTGGTCGACTATGATCAGCTCTCTGATGTTTACGGTATGGTGAAGTTCGAGATCAATCTTGGGAAGAATGACGGTCTCGGAAAGGTAAGTCTCGCAGAGCATTTGATCAGAGCAGCTAAGATCAGAGATTTCGCAATAGGAAAGATCGAACTCGGACCAGAATCATCGGTTGTCGAAGTACACAAAGACTTCGGGAACAGGATGACAATGGATCTACCCAAGGTGAAATTCAAAAATAAGAGAGTTACCGTGAAAGTGGTGCAGAACTGA